The Pseudoalteromonas translucida KMM 520 genome segment CAGCCATATCTGAAAAACTGTACTTTTCGTACGGGTCATCATCAGTACCGTATGCTGCACCTAAATAGTTTTGATCAACCATGCTGCCTTTTTCTTGTACAGTGCGCTTAACTTGTGTGTAAAGCTGTACTTGAAGTGGCGTGCTAGTGGTATTGTTGATTGTGTATTCTAAAGCAACATCATATTGACCTTTTTTGAATACATAGGTTTTTGTAAAGTTAACACCATTACTATCAGTAAACTGTAGCGGCACTCTAAGTTCATCACCCGTTAAAGTGTATGACTTTTGCTCTACGTGGTAAGTTGGGCGACCTTGTGCAGAAGCATCAGGACCATTTAAGCCAATTAAACCACTTTGTGAAAAGTATTGCTTACCATCAAACTCACCAAGCAGCATATAAGGTGTTTCACTGCCTTTAGTTTCTTCATATTGAAGTAAGTAAGTTTCAACTATATCACCGCCTCGGGTATCAATTTTAACTTTGAAAACATCTGTTGTAATTTCAATTACAGAGCGTTTTGCTAAAGTTGCTGAAGCAGGTAACTCAGAGTCAGATGAAGTTGGTACATAATCTTCTGATTCTGATGATGTTGGGTTTAATGTTTGTGTGGTGGCACTCGGATCGGCTTTTGGCGTGTTGTAATCAGTATTCCATTCTTGAAATAATAAAAACGACACCAGCATCAGGCCAATGAATAAAAACGTGCGTTGCGATTCCATAACAGCTCTTATTTCTCGTGTTGGTGGTTAATATGGGTTAATTTTTCAGGAACGGGGTCGTTCCCACCTGAATGTAAAGGATGGCATTTTAATATGCGTTTAACTGCTAACCAACTGCCTTTTACTGATCCATGCAAATTAATTGCTTGAATCGCGTAACTAGAGCACGTTGGATTAAAACGACAATGCGGACCTAATAGCGGGCTAATCCACTTTTGATAACCGCGGATAAATAAAACTAAACAATACGTTGGAAAAGCAACAAGTGGTTTAAGTAACCTCATGATATATATGCTCCTACGTAAGTTTAGTAAATAGATACCATGTATTTAAAGACTCAATATGAGATTTTAAATGCATGATTAAAAGGTGAGCTAAAGATACCTTAATTAACCCTGTAATTCTATTGCTATTAGGTCTGTTTATTTGATTTAACTGATTTATTAGGGCGCTTTTTAAAAGGTGGTGGTTTGGGCGCAC includes the following:
- the yidD gene encoding membrane protein insertion efficiency factor YidD, coding for MRLLKPLVAFPTYCLVLFIRGYQKWISPLLGPHCRFNPTCSSYAIQAINLHGSVKGSWLAVKRILKCHPLHSGGNDPVPEKLTHINHQHEK